A single genomic interval of Demequina sp. NBRC 110054 harbors:
- the tsaE gene encoding tRNA (adenosine(37)-N6)-threonylcarbamoyltransferase complex ATPase subunit type 1 TsaE yields MTTYDVPDAATMQHLGRDVVGPMLTAGDLVILSGDLGAGKTTFTQGLGEALRVRGPVASPTFIIARTHPSEVGGPALVHVDAYRLGSLAELDDLDLDAALEDSVTVVEWGEGAAEQLSQDRLHIVIRRERGGVLDMEAPDAGTRQVTVTGHGDRWQGAFVGDA; encoded by the coding sequence ATGACGACGTACGACGTGCCGGACGCGGCGACGATGCAGCACCTGGGCAGGGACGTCGTGGGCCCGATGCTCACCGCGGGCGACCTCGTGATCCTCTCCGGCGACCTGGGAGCCGGCAAGACCACCTTCACGCAGGGCCTCGGCGAGGCGCTGCGCGTGCGCGGCCCGGTCGCGAGCCCCACCTTCATCATCGCGCGCACCCACCCGTCCGAGGTGGGCGGCCCCGCGCTCGTCCACGTGGACGCGTATCGCCTGGGCTCGCTCGCCGAGCTCGACGACCTGGACCTCGACGCGGCGCTCGAGGACTCGGTGACGGTCGTCGAGTGGGGCGAGGGAGCCGCCGAGCAGCTCTCGCAGGACCGGCTGCACATCGTGATCCGCCGCGAGCGCGGGGGAGTGCTCGACATGGAGGCTCCGGACGCGGGCACCCGGCAGGTGACGGTCACCGGTCACGGCGACCGGTGGCAGGGCGCCTTCGTCGGCGACGCCTAG